GCAAGATCACCACCCGGCACCACGGTGGCGGTCACAAGCGGGCGTACCGGCTGATCGACTTCAAGCGGTACGACAAGGACGGCGTGCCGGCCAAGGTCGCGCACATCGAGTACGACCCGAACCGCACCGCCCGGATCGCGCTGCTGCACTACGTGGACGGCGAGAAGCGGTACATCCTCGCCCCGGCGAACCTGAAGCAGGGCACGGTCGTGGAGAACGGCCCGGCCGCTGACATCAAGGTCGGCAACAACCTGCCGCTGCGCAACATCCCGGTCGGTTCCACCATCCACGCGGTCGAGCTGCGGCCGGGCGGTGGCGCCAAAATGGGCCGCTCCGCCGGTGCCAGCATCCAGCTGGTCGCGAAGGAAGGCCGGATGGCCACCCTGCGGATGCCGTCCGGCGAGGTCCGGATGGTCGACGTACGCTGCCGCGCCACCCTCGGTGAGGTCGGCAACGGCGAGCAGTCGAACATCAACTGGGGCAAGGCGGGCCGGATGCGCTGGAAGGGCAAGCGCCCGACCGTCCGTGGTGTCGCGATGAACCCGGTCGACCACCCGCACGGTGGTGGTGAGGGCAAGACCTCGGGTGGACGCCACCCGGTGTCCCCGTGGGGCCAGCCGGAAGGCCGGACCCGCACCCGCAAGGAAAGCGACCGCATGATCGTCCGGCGCCGCAAGGCCGGCAAGAAGCGCTGATAGGGAGAGCCGGCCAGAATGCCACGCAGCCTGAAGAAGGGCCCGTTCGTCGACCACCACCTGATGAAGAAGGTGGAGGTGCAGAACGAGAAGGGCACCAAGAACGTCATCA
The genomic region above belongs to Kribbella solani and contains:
- the rplB gene encoding 50S ribosomal protein L2 is translated as MGIRKYKPTTPGRRGSSVADFVELTRSTPEKSLLRPLPKKGGRNSSGKITTRHHGGGHKRAYRLIDFKRYDKDGVPAKVAHIEYDPNRTARIALLHYVDGEKRYILAPANLKQGTVVENGPAADIKVGNNLPLRNIPVGSTIHAVELRPGGGAKMGRSAGASIQLVAKEGRMATLRMPSGEVRMVDVRCRATLGEVGNGEQSNINWGKAGRMRWKGKRPTVRGVAMNPVDHPHGGGEGKTSGGRHPVSPWGQPEGRTRTRKESDRMIVRRRKAGKKR